A window of the Vicinamibacteria bacterium genome harbors these coding sequences:
- a CDS encoding RNA polymerase sigma factor, whose product MPKTMRFTELLSSYEGEIYRYVYRMTGNPDDARDVLQDTFLRAFEAFARLPENANHRAWLYKIAYRRTLNHFRSTKRRAAAPMEQARGVEDEQGHPESLTETRRLVRALNRLIHELTPRQRSAL is encoded by the coding sequence ATGCCGAAGACGATGCGTTTCACCGAGCTTCTCTCGAGCTACGAGGGTGAGATCTATCGCTACGTCTATCGGATGACCGGGAATCCCGACGATGCCCGAGACGTGCTTCAGGACACGTTTCTGAGGGCCTTCGAGGCCTTTGCCCGGCTTCCGGAGAACGCGAACCACCGGGCGTGGCTCTACAAAATTGCCTACCGTCGGACCTTGAATCATTTTCGGTCGACGAAAAGGCGCGCCGCCGCTCCCATGGAGCAGGCGAGAGGGGTGGAAGACGAGCAGGGACACCCGGAATCTCTTACGGAAACGCGACGGCTCGTACGTGCATTGAATCGTCTCATCCATGAGCTCACGCCACGACAGCGGTCGGCTCT